In a genomic window of Polycladomyces abyssicola:
- a CDS encoding flavin monoamine oxidase family protein, which translates to MSSYIYPELSTDQMISIIRHGLPKTQIPKKIIIVGAGMAGLVSASLLKQAGHHVTILEASDRVGGRVYTLRANFRDGQYLEAGAMRIPHTHLLTLEYIRKFRLPVSRFINTTPNDIIYLRGIKARLKTYEQNPDIFRFPVAPHERGKTATELLQSAIKPVTDFLNQNPRENWPVIVKRLNQYSMEAFLKDNPFEVSLSVGAVDMLKVLLSLEGFPELSFLELLRELLILFTPNIRFYQITGGNDQLPKAFLSQLKDDIRYGQKVKKIVQHDNQVTIHSLHKILGPSQITGDLAIVTIPFTTLQFVEVEPVNSFSHEKWKAIRELHYVGSTKTGIQFKNRFWEKEGMYGGKTASDLPITYTQYPSDGLGEPGPGVILASYTWEDDAVPWDSLAEEDRFEYALKNLATIHGKQVYREYITGVSHSWIRDPYSAGAFTMFKPYQAMELSPHISTPEGRVHFAGEHASSTHAWIQGAIESGIHVAWEVNDLPRTYFGS; encoded by the coding sequence CCCAAATTCCTAAGAAGATCATCATTGTTGGCGCGGGTATGGCAGGCCTGGTCTCGGCCTCATTGCTGAAGCAAGCTGGACACCATGTTACCATTCTTGAAGCTTCGGATAGGGTCGGAGGACGAGTTTATACGTTGCGAGCCAATTTTAGGGATGGGCAGTATCTTGAAGCTGGCGCGATGCGTATTCCTCATACTCATTTGTTGACTTTGGAATATATAAGAAAATTTCGCCTTCCGGTTAGTCGATTCATTAACACGACTCCCAACGACATTATCTATCTTAGAGGAATCAAAGCTCGTCTAAAGACGTATGAACAGAACCCTGATATTTTCCGCTTTCCGGTAGCCCCACACGAAAGGGGGAAAACCGCTACGGAGTTGCTCCAATCAGCAATAAAACCCGTGACAGATTTTCTTAACCAAAACCCGCGGGAAAATTGGCCTGTGATCGTAAAACGATTGAATCAATACTCGATGGAAGCTTTTTTGAAAGATAACCCGTTTGAAGTGTCGTTATCTGTGGGTGCCGTCGATATGCTCAAAGTACTTCTTTCACTAGAAGGATTTCCGGAGCTTTCTTTCCTGGAACTGTTACGTGAATTATTAATCTTGTTTACCCCTAATATTCGCTTCTATCAGATCACAGGCGGTAACGACCAACTTCCTAAAGCATTTCTCTCTCAATTGAAAGATGATATCCGGTACGGACAAAAGGTGAAGAAAATTGTGCAGCACGACAACCAAGTAACCATTCATTCTTTACATAAAATCCTGGGGCCATCGCAAATCACCGGTGATCTTGCGATTGTGACCATTCCTTTTACAACCTTACAATTTGTGGAGGTCGAACCGGTTAACTCTTTTTCTCATGAGAAATGGAAGGCGATTCGAGAACTTCACTATGTGGGCTCTACGAAGACCGGCATCCAGTTTAAAAACAGGTTCTGGGAAAAGGAAGGTATGTATGGTGGGAAAACGGCTTCTGATCTCCCTATTACGTATACTCAATACCCGAGCGATGGCCTCGGCGAACCAGGACCAGGTGTGATTTTGGCTAGTTATACATGGGAGGATGATGCTGTACCTTGGGATAGTTTGGCCGAAGAAGATCGCTTTGAATATGCATTAAAAAACTTGGCTACTATCCATGGTAAACAGGTATATCGTGAGTATATAACAGGAGTGAGCCACAGTTGGATTCGAGATCCGTATAGTGCTGGAGCTTTCACGATGTTTAAACCATATCAGGCAATGGAACTATCCCCCCATATTTCCACTCCCGAGGGAAGGGTTCATTTTGCTGGCGAACATGCCTCATCTACCCACGCCTGGATACAAGGCGCAATCGAGTCTGGGATACATGTTGCATGGGAAGTCAATGACTTACCAAGAACTTATTTTGGGTCCTAA